The following coding sequences are from one Carassius auratus strain Wakin chromosome 15, ASM336829v1, whole genome shotgun sequence window:
- the LOC113114732 gene encoding glutamate receptor ionotropic, kainate 1-like isoform X2 codes for MDVECSSCRCSMLKGTGVSFILLCLMAEVSLSAQQVLRIGGIFETLENEPISVEELAFKFAVTNINRNRSLMPNTTLTYDIQRINLFDSFEASRRACDQLALGVAAVFGPSHSSSVSAVQSICNALEVPHIQTRWKHPSVDNKDSFYINLYPDYASISRAVLDIVQFYKWKAVTVVYEDATGLIRLQELIKAPSRYSIKIKIRQLPTGSKDARPLLKEMKKGKEFCVIFDCSYQTAADVLKQLLSMGMMTEYYHFFFTTLDLFSLDLEPYRYSGVNMTGFRLLNIDHPRVASVVEKWSMERLQAPPKPETGLLDGMMTTEAALMYDAVYMVAAASQRASQVTVSSLQCHRHKPWRFGSRFISMLREAQLNGLTGQIMVNKTDGLRKDFDLDIISLKEDGMEKIGVWNSNTGLNLTDSNKDKNSNVTDSMANRTLIVTTILENPYVMYKKSDKPLYGNDRFEGYCLDLLKELSNILGFSYEVKLVSDGKYGAQNDKGEWNGMVRELIDHVADLAVAPLTITYVREKVIDFSKPFMTLGISILYHKPNGTNPGVFSFLNPLSPDIWMYVLLACLGVSCVLFVIARFTPYEWYNPHPCNPDSDVVENNFTLINSVWFGVGALMQQGSELMPKALSTRIVGGIWWFFTLIIISSYTANLAAFLTVERMDSPIDSADDLAKQTKIEYGAVRDGSTMTFFKKSKISTYEKMWAFMSSRKNTALVKNNREGIQRVMTTDYALLMESTSIEYISQRNCNLTQIGGLIDSKGYGVGTPIGSPYRDKVTIAILQLQEEGKLHMMKEKWWRGNGCPEEDSKEASALGVENIGGIFIVLAAGLVLSVFVAIGEFIYKSRKNLDIEEVSVGHCEWHNKY; via the exons ATGGATGTTGAATGTTCCTCCTGCAGGTGCAGCATGCTGAAGGGGACAGGTGTCAGCTTCATCCTGCTGTGTCTGATGGCAGAAGTCAGCCTCAGCGCACAGCAGGTCTTGAGGATCG GTGGGATTTTCGAGACACTTGAGAATGAACCTATTAGTGTGGAAGAACTTGCCTTCAAATTTGCTGTAACCAACATTAACAGAAACAGGAGTTTAATGCCCAACACCACCCTCACCTACGACATCCAGAGAATCAACCTGTTCGACAGCTTCGAGGCCTCCAGACGAG CATGTGATCAGCTGGCTCTCGGTGTGGCTGCTGTGTTCGGGCCGTCCCACAGTTCTTCAGTGAGTGCGGTTCAGTCCATCTGCAACGCTCTGGAGGTTCCCCACATCCAGACCCGCTGGAAACACCCGTCTGTAGACAACAAGGACAGTTTCTACATCAACCTGTACCCAGACTACGCCTCCATCAGCCGTGCCGTACTCGACATCGTGCAGTTCTACAAGTGGAAAGCAGTGACGGTGGTGTACGAGGACGCAACAG GGCTAATTCGTCTTCAGGAGTTGATCAAGGCTCCGTCACGCTACAGCATCAAGATCAAAATCCGACAGTTACCAACGGGAAGTAAAGATGCTCGGCCGCTTCTTAAAGAAATGAAGAAGGGGAAAGAGTTTTGTGTCATCTTTGACTGCTCGTACCAGACCGCAGCAGACGTCCTCAAACAG CTCTTGTCTATGGGCATGATGACTGAATATTACCATTTCTTCTTTACCACTCTG GATCTGTTTTCGCTGGACCTGGAGCCGTACCGATACAGCGGTGTGAACATGACGGGTTTCCGTCTGCTCAACATCGACCATCCTCGTGTGGCGTCAGTGGTGGAGAAATGGTCCATGGAGCGACTGCAGGCTCCCCCCAAACCTGAGACCGGCCTGCTGGACGGAATGATGACA ACTGAAGCAGCGCTGATGTATGACGCTGTGTATATGGTGGCAGCTGCGTCCCAGCGAGCGTCTCAGGTCACCGTCAGCTCACTGCAGTGTCACCGACACAAACCCTGGCGCTTCGGCTCGCGATTCATCAGCATGCTCAGAGAG GCTCAGTTGAACGGACTGACTGGACAGATCATGGTAAACAAGACAGACGGCCTGAGGAAAGACTTCGACCTCGACATCATCAGTCTGAAAGAGGACGGCATGGAAAAG ATCGGTGTGTGGAACTCAAACACAGGCCTTAACCTGACAGACAGcaacaaagacaaaaacagcaACGTCACTGACTCCATGGCCAACCGCACGCTCATCGTCACCACAATCCTG GAAAACCCATATGTGATGTACAAGAAGTCAGATAAGCCTCTGTATGGGAACGACCGGTTTGAAGGCTACTGTTTGGATCTCCTGAAGGAGTTGTCCAACATCCTGGGCTTTTCCTATGAAGTCAAGCTGGTGTCCGATGGGAAATACGGAGCTCAGAATGACAAAGGAGAGTGGAACGGCATGGTCAGAGAGCTGATCGATCAT GTGGCAGATTTGGCCGTGGCACCGCTCACCATTACTTACGTACGAGAGAAAGTCATTGATTTTTCCAAGCCCTTCATGACTCTGGGTATCTCTATTCTCTACCACAAACCCAATGGCACCAATCCAGGCGTCTTCTCCTTCCTGAACCCACTGTCTCCAGACATCTGGATGTATGTGCTGCTGGCCTGCCTCGGGGTCAGCTGTGTGCTGTTTGTCATTGCCAG GTTCACCCCGTATGAATGGTACAACCCTCATCCCTGCAACCCTGATTCAGATGTTGTTGAGAACAACTTCACCTTAATCAACAGCGTTTGGTTTGGTGTTGGAGCTCTTATGCAGCAAG GATCGGAGTTGATGCCCAAGGCTTTGTCCACCAGGATTGTTGGAGGTATCTGGTGGTTCTTCACCCTTATCATCATCTCGTCCTACACGGCTAACCTGGCCGCCTTCCTCACCGTGGAGCGAATGGATTCGCCCATAGACTCGGCCGATGATTTGGCCAAACAGACCAAGATTGAGTATGGTGCTGTGAGGGATGGCTCCACTATGACTTTCTTTAAG AAATCCAAGATCTCCACCTATGAGAAGATGTGGGCGTTCATGAGCAGCCGGAAGAACACGGCGCTGGTGAAGAACAACAGAGAGGGAATCCAGCGCGTGATGACCACAGATTACGCTCTTCTGATGGAGTCCACCAGCATCGAGTACATCAGCCAGAGAAACTGCAACCTCACGCAGATCGGAGGACTCATCGACTCAAAGGGCTACGGAGTCGGCACTCCTATTG GTTCCCCGTATCGTGACAAGGTGACCATCGCCATCTTGCAGTTACAGGAGGAGGGGAAGCTGCACATGATGAAGGAGAAGTGGTGGCGAGGAAACGGCTGTCCCGAGGAGGACAGTAAAGAGGCCAGCGCTCTGGGAGTGGAGAACATCGGAGGAATCTTCATCGTGCTGGCGGCCGGACTCGTCCTCTCCGTGTTCGTGGCCATCGGAGAGTTCATCTATAAATCCAGGAAGAACCTGGACATCGAGGAGGTGAGCGTGGGACACTGTGAATGGCACAATAAATACTGA
- the LOC113114732 gene encoding glutamate receptor ionotropic, kainate 1-like isoform X1 produces the protein MDVECSSCRCSMLKGTGVSFILLCLMAEVSLSAQQVLRIGGIFETLENEPISVEELAFKFAVTNINRNRSLMPNTTLTYDIQRINLFDSFEASRRACDQLALGVAAVFGPSHSSSVSAVQSICNALEVPHIQTRWKHPSVDNKDSFYINLYPDYASISRAVLDIVQFYKWKAVTVVYEDATGLIRLQELIKAPSRYSIKIKIRQLPTGSKDARPLLKEMKKGKEFCVIFDCSYQTAADVLKQLLSMGMMTEYYHFFFTTLDLFSLDLEPYRYSGVNMTGFRLLNIDHPRVASVVEKWSMERLQAPPKPETGLLDGMMTTEAALMYDAVYMVAAASQRASQVTVSSLQCHRHKPWRFGSRFISMLREAQLNGLTGQIMVNKTDGLRKDFDLDIISLKEDGMEKFMESGRFNKVWKKIGVWNSNTGLNLTDSNKDKNSNVTDSMANRTLIVTTILENPYVMYKKSDKPLYGNDRFEGYCLDLLKELSNILGFSYEVKLVSDGKYGAQNDKGEWNGMVRELIDHVADLAVAPLTITYVREKVIDFSKPFMTLGISILYHKPNGTNPGVFSFLNPLSPDIWMYVLLACLGVSCVLFVIARFTPYEWYNPHPCNPDSDVVENNFTLINSVWFGVGALMQQGSELMPKALSTRIVGGIWWFFTLIIISSYTANLAAFLTVERMDSPIDSADDLAKQTKIEYGAVRDGSTMTFFKKSKISTYEKMWAFMSSRKNTALVKNNREGIQRVMTTDYALLMESTSIEYISQRNCNLTQIGGLIDSKGYGVGTPIGSPYRDKVTIAILQLQEEGKLHMMKEKWWRGNGCPEEDSKEASALGVENIGGIFIVLAAGLVLSVFVAIGEFIYKSRKNLDIEEVSVGHCEWHNKY, from the exons ATGGATGTTGAATGTTCCTCCTGCAGGTGCAGCATGCTGAAGGGGACAGGTGTCAGCTTCATCCTGCTGTGTCTGATGGCAGAAGTCAGCCTCAGCGCACAGCAGGTCTTGAGGATCG GTGGGATTTTCGAGACACTTGAGAATGAACCTATTAGTGTGGAAGAACTTGCCTTCAAATTTGCTGTAACCAACATTAACAGAAACAGGAGTTTAATGCCCAACACCACCCTCACCTACGACATCCAGAGAATCAACCTGTTCGACAGCTTCGAGGCCTCCAGACGAG CATGTGATCAGCTGGCTCTCGGTGTGGCTGCTGTGTTCGGGCCGTCCCACAGTTCTTCAGTGAGTGCGGTTCAGTCCATCTGCAACGCTCTGGAGGTTCCCCACATCCAGACCCGCTGGAAACACCCGTCTGTAGACAACAAGGACAGTTTCTACATCAACCTGTACCCAGACTACGCCTCCATCAGCCGTGCCGTACTCGACATCGTGCAGTTCTACAAGTGGAAAGCAGTGACGGTGGTGTACGAGGACGCAACAG GGCTAATTCGTCTTCAGGAGTTGATCAAGGCTCCGTCACGCTACAGCATCAAGATCAAAATCCGACAGTTACCAACGGGAAGTAAAGATGCTCGGCCGCTTCTTAAAGAAATGAAGAAGGGGAAAGAGTTTTGTGTCATCTTTGACTGCTCGTACCAGACCGCAGCAGACGTCCTCAAACAG CTCTTGTCTATGGGCATGATGACTGAATATTACCATTTCTTCTTTACCACTCTG GATCTGTTTTCGCTGGACCTGGAGCCGTACCGATACAGCGGTGTGAACATGACGGGTTTCCGTCTGCTCAACATCGACCATCCTCGTGTGGCGTCAGTGGTGGAGAAATGGTCCATGGAGCGACTGCAGGCTCCCCCCAAACCTGAGACCGGCCTGCTGGACGGAATGATGACA ACTGAAGCAGCGCTGATGTATGACGCTGTGTATATGGTGGCAGCTGCGTCCCAGCGAGCGTCTCAGGTCACCGTCAGCTCACTGCAGTGTCACCGACACAAACCCTGGCGCTTCGGCTCGCGATTCATCAGCATGCTCAGAGAG GCTCAGTTGAACGGACTGACTGGACAGATCATGGTAAACAAGACAGACGGCCTGAGGAAAGACTTCGACCTCGACATCATCAGTCTGAAAGAGGACGGCATGGAAAAG TTTATGGAAAGTGGTCGTTTTAACAAAGTATGGAAGAAG ATCGGTGTGTGGAACTCAAACACAGGCCTTAACCTGACAGACAGcaacaaagacaaaaacagcaACGTCACTGACTCCATGGCCAACCGCACGCTCATCGTCACCACAATCCTG GAAAACCCATATGTGATGTACAAGAAGTCAGATAAGCCTCTGTATGGGAACGACCGGTTTGAAGGCTACTGTTTGGATCTCCTGAAGGAGTTGTCCAACATCCTGGGCTTTTCCTATGAAGTCAAGCTGGTGTCCGATGGGAAATACGGAGCTCAGAATGACAAAGGAGAGTGGAACGGCATGGTCAGAGAGCTGATCGATCAT GTGGCAGATTTGGCCGTGGCACCGCTCACCATTACTTACGTACGAGAGAAAGTCATTGATTTTTCCAAGCCCTTCATGACTCTGGGTATCTCTATTCTCTACCACAAACCCAATGGCACCAATCCAGGCGTCTTCTCCTTCCTGAACCCACTGTCTCCAGACATCTGGATGTATGTGCTGCTGGCCTGCCTCGGGGTCAGCTGTGTGCTGTTTGTCATTGCCAG GTTCACCCCGTATGAATGGTACAACCCTCATCCCTGCAACCCTGATTCAGATGTTGTTGAGAACAACTTCACCTTAATCAACAGCGTTTGGTTTGGTGTTGGAGCTCTTATGCAGCAAG GATCGGAGTTGATGCCCAAGGCTTTGTCCACCAGGATTGTTGGAGGTATCTGGTGGTTCTTCACCCTTATCATCATCTCGTCCTACACGGCTAACCTGGCCGCCTTCCTCACCGTGGAGCGAATGGATTCGCCCATAGACTCGGCCGATGATTTGGCCAAACAGACCAAGATTGAGTATGGTGCTGTGAGGGATGGCTCCACTATGACTTTCTTTAAG AAATCCAAGATCTCCACCTATGAGAAGATGTGGGCGTTCATGAGCAGCCGGAAGAACACGGCGCTGGTGAAGAACAACAGAGAGGGAATCCAGCGCGTGATGACCACAGATTACGCTCTTCTGATGGAGTCCACCAGCATCGAGTACATCAGCCAGAGAAACTGCAACCTCACGCAGATCGGAGGACTCATCGACTCAAAGGGCTACGGAGTCGGCACTCCTATTG GTTCCCCGTATCGTGACAAGGTGACCATCGCCATCTTGCAGTTACAGGAGGAGGGGAAGCTGCACATGATGAAGGAGAAGTGGTGGCGAGGAAACGGCTGTCCCGAGGAGGACAGTAAAGAGGCCAGCGCTCTGGGAGTGGAGAACATCGGAGGAATCTTCATCGTGCTGGCGGCCGGACTCGTCCTCTCCGTGTTCGTGGCCATCGGAGAGTTCATCTATAAATCCAGGAAGAACCTGGACATCGAGGAGGTGAGCGTGGGACACTGTGAATGGCACAATAAATACTGA